Within Elizabethkingia sp. JS20170427COW, the genomic segment TAGAATCTTTCTTTATGGTCATTATCGGGATAAATGGCCAATAAATCTCCCGATTGGAATTTCTGATTAGATTTTGGTTTCAACAATATTTTAAAAGTAATTGCCTCTTCAGAAATTTCGCTTCTTCCTACCACTTCAAAATCATTCAACTTCGGCATTTGCATTTTGTAAAGAGCAGGTGCAGAAGCCAACGGTATCATCGATTGGTAGCTCCAATCCCTTGCCCAGTCGGAAAACTCTATCGGTGATTTATCATTTACTCTATACAAAGAAAGTTCGGACTTGGACCAAGCTTGTTGAGAGAGTGTTTCTTGTAATAATTCGCCATAAGCACAAAAATCTTCATAAGCTTTTGAGCCAAAGGCTACCACGCTGGTTCTCACCTCTTGCTTTTGAGGAGTTTCAGCTAATCTCTTCAAAAATCTATTTGCATTACTCGGTGCATCTCCTAGCCCATAAGTTGCTGACATAACAATCATATGTTCAGCCTTGGGGAAAGCTTGATAGTGGTTTAATTCTGTAAGAAAAGATTTTTTACCTAAAGACAAAAACTGTTGATGGATATTATTGGCAAAGCCTAAAGTCGTTCCGTTTTCAGAGCCTACCAAAATAACAATTTCAGCATCGGAAGTAGAATATTTATTCTTGATTTTATTTTTCGTTCTCCTTAAAGTAATGGCAAAACCGGTAACAATAAATAGCAATACTCCAATAGAAGAAATCCCTAGTACAATGGCTAAAATGGTATTTCCTCTACCTGTATGTAATAATAAGCTAAGCGCTTCGTATTGTTCTGCTTTAGACACGGCTTGCTCCTCGGTAATTTCACCATTAATCTGATTAACACTAATGGTTTTATCCTTCAGTTTTATCATGAAAAACTCTTCAGGGTCATCCTCTATAAAAGGAAACTCAATCCCCTTTACATCTGCCAATTTCGTTTCTTTAAAAATCGGAAATTCGGCTATTGATAAAGTTTTTCCTTCAGTAACTTGGTGTTGTACTTTTTCTGTTTTTCCTTTAGGAATATAATCGAAACGAATTAAAAACAAGTAGGTTGCCGTAAGTGTTATCAAAACAATGGGCAACAGCAATACCCTACCCGATACTACATGGAAATATTGGGCAAAATAATCTTTTTTTATTCCGGCGAAAAAATGTCGGATACCTTGTTGGCGTTTTACAATCAAAATAAGACCTGTAACACCGATTAATAAAAATAAAATTGAAACAACTCCTACGATAAAACGCCCTGTTTCTTTTAAAAATAACGAACGGTGAAGAGAAGTTACCCAATTAATAAAATCGCTTTTGATGATGGGTTGACCTAATATTTTACCCGTCGTGGGATCTACATAAGCTTTTACACTGTTTCCATCTTGGTCACTACCTTCTAAAGTTACAAATCGATTATCATCAATAGTAATCTCGGTAATTTCCGGAAAAGTTTTCTTTAGCTGTGGCAAAGCTTGTGATAATGTAATCTGATTAAAATTCTGCGCTCGGTAGGGTTGCAAATTTTCCTGTGCAGCATCATAAGCCAATATAGCTCCTGTAACAGAAGCTAATATCAGAAACAAACTTGTTAATATAGCCAAAGCCAAATGGGCATATCGCCAGATAGAAACGGTCATTTTTTAGATTTTATCGTTAAAAAAAATCCAAGTCCCGAAGTCCTTGGAATTTCATTTTATGATAGGGTATTTTATGTTTTTAAGATTTTACAAGCTTTACGTAACGGATATATCCCTTACCTTCTGTTTTTGCTGTAACTCCTGCGGTAGTATAATTAAGTTCTGCATCGGAAACTACATACTTTTGGTCTTCAACAGCACTTTCAAAACGGATTTTATATCCTTTGTTTAAATATTTATTATCAATGCTGATGTTAAATATTTTTCTATCTCCACCAGCCATTGAAGCACCTGTTATCCCATTAAGTTTGGCAGTTTTTCCTTCCTCTTTATGCCATTGTTTCAGGGTGTCATACCATTTCTTTTCAGGTCCTAGCATGTAAAGTGTTTTTTCATATTGTCCATTTGGGTTTACTAAGGACACTACAATATAAGCACCTTCCCCATTGTAATTGGTCATCTGAACCATGCACTTGTACTTAGAAGTTTGTGCGGATAGTACAGAGCTAAACAATAAGGCAATTACTGTAAAAACAGATGTTTTTAATATTTTTTTCATGATATTTTTTTATTCTCTTTTATAAAGATTATTTTAAAAACTGAAGGTTTACTTGTTTTGATTTTAAGATTTCATTTTCAGATGCTAGGTCGTAGGCAGTTTCATCAAACTCAGTCTTGATGGATTTATCAACTCCTAAAGCTGCAACATATTTCAACAAAGCATCATCTTTGGCTATTAATGCTACTTTATGTAAAACCGTCATATGGTCTTTATCTAACGCATTAACATCAATTTTTAAAGCTTCTAATTTTTTAAATAAATTAAGGTCATTTTTTGCTGCTGCTAAATGCAACAAGGTACTACCATCTTTTTGGGCTGTTGCTAAGTTAACACCAGCCTTTTGTAGTAAATTCATATTCTCTACAAAGTTATCTTTTTGCCCTGGGCGAGCTGATCTATAAGATTGCACCCAATAGTATCCTAGGTTATTTCCTTTTGCATCTACTACTTTTGCATCCGCTTTATTTGCTAATAGAGTTTCTATAGCTGAGGTATTTCCACTTTTTACAGCAAAGGTAAGAGCTGACTCTCCTGAAGTATTTACAGCATTAATATCTTTCGTTTGCGCAATAAGAAGTTTTAACACTTCTGCATCTTGGCCTGCGGTAGCCATCATTAGCGCTGTATCACCATCCTTATTTACTTTATTAGCATCTACTCCTTTCGCAATAAAGTAAGAAACTATATCCGCTTGCTTAGGCTTTCTTGCAACAATATGAAGTACTGTAGATCCATCTGCTGATACCGCTTTTGGGTTTACCTTTACCTCTTCAACCAAATATTGAAACACAGGCAATCCGTTTGAAGATCTTCTAGTCCCTTGCGCTGCATTAATCAATGCTAAATCATGTGCCTTAATCTCTTGTTTTTGTAAGGATTTCAAAATATCCAGATTTCCAAAAGTAGCTGCATAATCAAACGCAGAATTGCCCTGATCATCGGTATCTGTAATTTTTAAACCTTTGGATTGGAAAAGTTTTAATAAAGAACCATCGGTATCATTTCCTATGGAAAGCAGTAAAATATTAGCTCCATCTTTATATTTTTCTTTAGGATTTACCCCAGCAGCAAAAAGTAAATCATAAACTTTAGGGTTATTTACGCCAAACATTGCCGCAAAAGAAGCAGGTGTAAGTCCTTTGGTATCCAACTGATTTACTTTAGAACCTTTTGATATCAAATACTCCACTACCTTATCATTCCCAGACATTGCTGCCCAGTGTAAATACAATCTACCATCGTGGGTTAATTTATCTACAGAATTACCATCTTGTTCTACCAAATACTTAATAGTTTCCAACGGAGCTCCATTATTAATAGCTAAAGCTACTGCATCAAAAGAGCTTGCATTAAATTCTGATGGGCTATTTCCTTTAGCAACTTCTGCTTTTACAGCCTCAACGGAAGGCTTAGATTTCCAGAAATCTGCATTCAAAAAAGTATTCTTCTGAGCGTTCATCAGCATAGAAGCTACAACTCCAAGAGTAAAAAGTATCTTTTTCATAGGTAGTACTTAATTATTGGCTGAAAGTTGAAATCCAACTTTGCTATTTTTATTTATTCTAAATATTGAGACGCAAATTTAAAATTATCTTTTGATTATCAAAAATTTTTAAATAGAATTTTTCTAAATAACAAATAGCGTAACCCCTGATTTTCGTCATACTCAACTTTAGTATTTCAATAAAAAAAGCTGTTCTATCACTAGATAAAACAGCTTAACAAGCTAAAATATAAATAATAAAGACTACTTGCTATTAATAACTCTCCTCGTGTACTTTTACTGCTCTACCACTAGGATCGTTTAATTTTTTGAAAGCTTCATCCCACTCTAAAGCAACAGGAGTAGAACACGCTACTGAAGGCACTGAAGGCACACAGCTTGCTGCGCTATCGCTAGGGAATAATTCAGAGAAGATTGCTCTATATCTGTATTCTTCTTTATTCATTGGAGTATTGATTGGGAATCTGTATTTAGCATTTTCCATCATCTCATCGCTTACCTCATCTTCCGCTAGTTGCTTCAAGGTATCGATCCAGCCATAGCCTACTCCATCACTAAACTGTTCTTTTTGTCTCCAAGCAATGCTTTCTGGTAAAATATCTTCAAAAGCTTTTCTCAACACCCATTTCTCCATTCTTTCTGGAGTTACCATCTTATCTTTTGGATTAATTGTCATGGCGATATCCATAAATTCTTTATCCAAGAACGGAACTCTACCTTCAATTCCCCAAGCCATTAGAGATTTATTAGCTCTTAAACAGTCATAAAGGTGAAGTTTTCCTAATTTCCTAACGTTTTCTTCATGAAAAGCTTGTGCACTAGGTGCTTTATGGAAATATAAGTATCCTCCGAACAACTCATCGGAACCTTCTCCTGAAAGAACCATTTTTATTCCCATAGATTTGATAACCCTTGCTAATAAGTACATAGGAGTGGAAGCTCTAATCGTCGTTACATCATAAGTTTCCAAATGATAGATAACATCTCTAATAGCATCTAAACCTTCCTGAATTGTATAGATTACCTCGTGGTGAACAGAACCTATATGCTCTGCTGCTTTACGAGCTGCTGCTAAGTCTGGAGAACCTTCCAAACCTACTGCGAAACTATGAAGAGTAGGATACCAAGCATCTTGAGTATCGCCACTTTCGATTCTTTTTTTAGAAAATTTAGCGGTAATCGCTGCAATTACAGTAGAATCCAAACCTCCTGATAGCAATACTCCGTAAGGTACATCACTCATTAACTGACGATGTACAGCATCCTCTAGACCTTTTCTAAGTTTATCGATATCGGTTTCGTTATCTTTTACAGTATCGTAAGATTCCCAATCTCTGCTATACCATTTCTGAAGCTGCTCTCCATCTTTACTATATTGGAAATGCCCTGGAAGAAATTCTTCGATTTGGCTACAAAAACCTTCTAAAGCTTTTAATTCTGAGGCTACATAAAAGTTACCATGAGTATCCCAAGCCCTATACAAAGGAACGATACCCATATGGTCTCTACTGATAAGATATTCGTTATGCTCGATATCATAAAGAGCAAAGGCAAAAATACCGTTTAGTTTTTCAACGAAATCTTTACCATATTTTTTATATAATGGGATGATTACCTCACAGTCGGATTTTGTCATGAAATCATAATCTGGGAATTCTTTTCTTAATTCTTGGTGATTATAAATTTCTCCATTCACTGCTAAAACGATATTTCCATCTCTGGAAAATAAAGGTTGTTTACCTGAGGTAGGATCTACGATAGCTAATCTTTCATGAGAAAAGATTACATTTTCGTTTTGATAAATCCCAGACCAATCTGGTCCTCTGTGTCTGATTTTTTTGGACATTTTTAAAACCTGAGGTCTTAAAATTTCTGTTTTTTGTTTAGCGTCGAATAGACATACAATACCGCACATTTTCGTGTTTTTTAATTATCAATTAATTTTGTTAATGCAAATATCTACAAAACAATAACAAACAGCAAATAAATATTTCTTAATATGTAAAAATTAAAGCAATTAATTTTTATTTAGAAAAATTTTTACCCATATTGCTTTAATCTTGTTTTGAAGAGAAAAATATAAAGTTACCTTCTCTCTCTTTTCAAATAAAAAAGGAAAATATCCCCTCAAAAAAGCATATTTTTACTCCCAATTAAACACCTTACTCACCTACTATGAGAAAAATAATGATTTTACCCTCTTCTATTTTTAGTAAAAGCTATATGATTAAAGGATTCTTTTTAAGTCTCTTTTTTCTAGTATTATCTTGTAATCCAATAACAGAACATCCTTATGGCTTCTACTATTGGAAAACCCATCTCCATTTGGATAATACCGAGCAAAAAGCTTTAGAAAAATCTACACTTCCTGAGTTATACACCCGATATTTTGATGTAGACAAAATCGATGGAAAATTTCAGCCTATTGCCAGTATTACTAAAGATACCTTATCTAAAATCAGTAAAAACATAGTTCCTGTAGTATTTATTACCAATCGTAGTTTTATTAATATACCCGAAAAGGAGGTACCTTTTCTTGCTAAACAAATTCACCAGCTCATCTGTAAAAAAAATACAGAATTAGGAATTTCTTCCTTTAAAGAAATACAAATTGATTGCGATTGGACAGCAGGAACCCAAAAAGATTACTTTCGGTTTTTAAAAATACTTTCCGAAATTTCTAAAAAAGAAGTTACCTCCACTTTGCGATTACACCAGGTGAGAGATCGGCAAAAAATGGGAGTTCCTCCTGTTACCAAAGTTTACCTTATGTGCTATTCCACATCTTCTCCACTGGAAAACTCCACCCGAAATTCCATTCTCGATATATCATTATTAAAAAGTTACCTCAGCGATCTCCAAAAATACCCCATCAAAAATATCAGTGTAGCACTTCCTATATATTCTTGGGGGATTATCACCAACCATCTTGGTAAGCATAAATTGATTAATAGCCTTAGCTCTGCGGACTTGGACAAAGAAGGACTAAAGAAAATATCAAGCATTGAAGCGGTTGTTGAGAGAAATGGATTTTATTTTGGGTTTTACCTTAACCAAGGCTTCCACATCAAAATAGAAGAAATTTCAAAAAATCAATTGGAAGAAGCGGTTGATTTTCTCGAGAAGAAAATTACCAACTTCCCTATTATTTATTACCAATTAAATAGTAAATTTGTTGAACATCACAAAACATTATTATGAAAAAGATTATATTAAGCCTTTCTATTTCCGCGCTATTCTATCAAAACAGCAATGCCTGCTCTTGGTATGATTCGGATTACGAGTACTTCAACCTCTTTACGCAAAACATCATTAAGGATAAGTCTTTATCTCCTTTTTTGCTCACTTATTCCAATGCCTTTTATAGCAGTACATCCCCAATTCAAGATGAAAACATCAGCGACTGGCAACAGTATTTCAACCAACAGCTCAGCTATCAAGATTGCTATGAATTGGTGTATAAAATAAGTTTAAACGACCTTAATTTATTAAAAAAAGGAACTCCTAGTCATCCTCTTTTACAAAAACTTGGTGCTAATTTCTACCCGAAATACAAAGAAGGTATCGATTATCTTATAGAGGCTAAATATCTAGAGCCTTACATGAGGATTAATTATATTGAAAACCCTGATGCTTTTTACTTCCGACAAGAAACCGATGATAAAAACGCCACTCAGATGGACTACAATAAGACTATTTCTAGTCTGGCTTCTCTTTTTCATTCGGTAAAAGACAAAAGAATACAGCTGAGGTATGCCTTCCAAATGGTAAGATTTAATCATTACAACCGAAAATATAAAGAGGCTGTTGATAGTTTTCAGCAATTTGTAAAACCTTTGCAAAACAATGGCTCTATTTATTATTCGGCTTTAAACCAGCTAGCTGGAGCTCAACGAGGTCTAGGGCTAAAAGAAGATGCCAATTGGAATTTTTTCCAAGTATTTCTACATTCTAAAAATCTAAAAGAAAGTGCTTACACTTCAATGAAATTGAGTGATGAATCCTCATTTCAAAACCTATTAAAAAGGGCAAAAAACGAGAATGAAAAAGCCATGGCCTATTTC encodes:
- a CDS encoding PepSY domain-containing protein; the protein is MTVSIWRYAHLALAILTSLFLILASVTGAILAYDAAQENLQPYRAQNFNQITLSQALPQLKKTFPEITEITIDDNRFVTLEGSDQDGNSVKAYVDPTTGKILGQPIIKSDFINWVTSLHRSLFLKETGRFIVGVVSILFLLIGVTGLILIVKRQQGIRHFFAGIKKDYFAQYFHVVSGRVLLLPIVLITLTATYLFLIRFDYIPKGKTEKVQHQVTEGKTLSIAEFPIFKETKLADVKGIEFPFIEDDPEEFFMIKLKDKTISVNQINGEITEEQAVSKAEQYEALSLLLHTGRGNTILAIVLGISSIGVLLFIVTGFAITLRRTKNKIKNKYSTSDAEIVILVGSENGTTLGFANNIHQQFLSLGKKSFLTELNHYQAFPKAEHMIVMSATYGLGDAPSNANRFLKRLAETPQKQEVRTSVVAFGSKAYEDFCAYGELLQETLSQQAWSKSELSLYRVNDKSPIEFSDWARDWSYQSMIPLASAPALYKMQMPKLNDFEVVGRSEISEEAITFKILLKPKSNQKFQSGDLLAIYPDNDHKERFYSIGKVGGNLQLVVKLFEGGLGSNFLYHLKEGSMIKARIMENPEFHFPKKASKVAMIANGTGIAPFLGMIEENTQAVDAHLYAGFRYDNQLTKSYQNFAVENQEKGKLAHLHLAYSREVKKQYVMGLVKRDQALFTEILKGDGYIMICGALKMQHDIEKILEAICVENHLDFQQFKKDGRLLTDCY
- a CDS encoding ankyrin repeat domain-containing protein: MKKILFTLGVVASMLMNAQKNTFLNADFWKSKPSVEAVKAEVAKGNSPSEFNASSFDAVALAINNGAPLETIKYLVEQDGNSVDKLTHDGRLYLHWAAMSGNDKVVEYLISKGSKVNQLDTKGLTPASFAAMFGVNNPKVYDLLFAAGVNPKEKYKDGANILLLSIGNDTDGSLLKLFQSKGLKITDTDDQGNSAFDYAATFGNLDILKSLQKQEIKAHDLALINAAQGTRRSSNGLPVFQYLVEEVKVNPKAVSADGSTVLHIVARKPKQADIVSYFIAKGVDANKVNKDGDTALMMATAGQDAEVLKLLIAQTKDINAVNTSGESALTFAVKSGNTSAIETLLANKADAKVVDAKGNNLGYYWVQSYRSARPGQKDNFVENMNLLQKAGVNLATAQKDGSTLLHLAAAKNDLNLFKKLEALKIDVNALDKDHMTVLHKVALIAKDDALLKYVAALGVDKSIKTEFDETAYDLASENEILKSKQVNLQFLK
- the asnB gene encoding asparagine synthase B; this encodes MCGIVCLFDAKQKTEILRPQVLKMSKKIRHRGPDWSGIYQNENVIFSHERLAIVDPTSGKQPLFSRDGNIVLAVNGEIYNHQELRKEFPDYDFMTKSDCEVIIPLYKKYGKDFVEKLNGIFAFALYDIEHNEYLISRDHMGIVPLYRAWDTHGNFYVASELKALEGFCSQIEEFLPGHFQYSKDGEQLQKWYSRDWESYDTVKDNETDIDKLRKGLEDAVHRQLMSDVPYGVLLSGGLDSTVIAAITAKFSKKRIESGDTQDAWYPTLHSFAVGLEGSPDLAAARKAAEHIGSVHHEVIYTIQEGLDAIRDVIYHLETYDVTTIRASTPMYLLARVIKSMGIKMVLSGEGSDELFGGYLYFHKAPSAQAFHEENVRKLGKLHLYDCLRANKSLMAWGIEGRVPFLDKEFMDIAMTINPKDKMVTPERMEKWVLRKAFEDILPESIAWRQKEQFSDGVGYGWIDTLKQLAEDEVSDEMMENAKYRFPINTPMNKEEYRYRAIFSELFPSDSAASCVPSVPSVACSTPVALEWDEAFKKLNDPSGRAVKVHEESY
- a CDS encoding DUF2271 domain-containing protein, translating into MKKILKTSVFTVIALLFSSVLSAQTSKYKCMVQMTNYNGEGAYIVVSLVNPNGQYEKTLYMLGPEKKWYDTLKQWHKEEGKTAKLNGITGASMAGGDRKIFNISIDNKYLNKGYKIRFESAVEDQKYVVSDAELNYTTAGVTAKTEGKGYIRYVKLVKS